In bacterium, the DNA window GGGGCATTAAAGAAGGAGCTTGGGCTTGGAAGGCTTGTTAAAGTTGAATATCTCATTACGATTGGATATCCCGCAGACACGCGCTGTGAAAAAAACAGGAAACGTCTGACTGAAATTGCAAGCTGGAATAAGGAAGGTTTCAAAAAATGAATTTATGCGGATTTCCCGAATTTGAAAGCATACAACCCGGACATAAGGATATCTTCAAAAAATATCTATCTTTGTATAAAAAAGAAAGTTGCGGTTTTATGTTTGCCAATGTGTTTTCCTGGAAAGACATCCTTAAGTTAAGCGTATCATCTCTTGATGAAAACCTTATAATTGCGGGCGTTCAGGATAATAACCCGTTCTTTTACGAACCGGTCGGGGACAGAAAGCCGCTGGAATCCGTAAAAGCTGTTTTTAAGCATTTTAAAACCGGGAACGGCAGAATCCATTTAAAAGGGGCAACGGAAAATTTTATAAAAAATGTTATAAACGGGGATAAATCTTTTTCAATAAAAGAAAACCGCGATGATTCTGAATATATTTATCTGGCCGGCGACCTGATTTCCCTCAAGGGAAATAAATACCACAGCAAAAAAAATCTTTATAACCAGTTTAAAAAGAATAACAGCTACAGGTATATAAAACTGGAACAGGATACCGCCGGACACTGCATTGATTTTTTGGATAAGTGGTGCGAGAGAAAAGAATGCGGCCTTACCCCCCGGCAGGCGAAAGAGAATTGCGCGGCGAAAAGAATGCTTGAAAATTTCGATTACCTGGAGCTTAAAGGCGCTGTTTTCGAGGTAAACGGCGTGCTTAGCGGGCTGACGCTGGGCGAAGAGTTAAATCCGGATACATTTGTCGTCCATGTGGAAAAGGCGACAAGTTTGGTAAAAGGTTTATACCAGGCAATCAACAGGGAATTTCTTGAAAATGAGGCTTCGGGATATAAATATGTAAACAGGGAAGAAGATGACGGGGTTGCCGGATTGAGGAAAGCTAAAATGTCATATAATCCCGTAAAATTGCTGAAAAAATACGATATCTTTTTGGAATAAGTTATTCAGATATGAAAAAGGCGGGATATTTTCCCGCCTTTTTATTATATTTTTTCTATGAGGTAATTTCTGTTATCGAAGAATGCTTGTGCCTGGCGTTTTATTTCCTCTTCCGCTTTTTCATTGCTCCAATCCCATGTCTGATTCATAAAACCCACCGCTCTTGCAAACCACAGGCAGCGCATCGCTTCAACGGTTTTGTCTTTATTCTCTGATTTCTGGTAAGAAATCACCATATCATAGAGGGTTTGTACCCAGAGAGAGATATCATTGTTAATCGGCTCTTTAGAAAAAATATTTTCCCATTTGGCGTATACATCCCGGGAAAGGTCTTTTTTTAATTCATTTTTCCATTGGCTCCACCCTTCCATGGCATTACCCGTCAATTTTTTTCTGTCGATATTAAGCTCCTGCGGTTTTCCCATTTCTTTGAGGCCGTATTTTTTAAGTTCCCGTATTTCCGACACATTTTTGATTCTTTCGATGCTTTTTCCGATTATATTGAAGGCGGTGCCTACCACCTGCAGGAACATAGGGCCCAATTTAGGGGCGGAAGGTTTATGGATTTTACTTCCGAGGCCCGTCTCGGCTATGTTAAAACCGCCTGCAATAGCGTTCATGCTCAGGAATATATCAATCCCGTATTCGAAAGTTGTCTTGTGCCATTCAAGAGACATGAGATGCCTGACTAGTTTTATGGACAGCGCAAAATCGCCGCCGATCGGCTGTCTTAAATTCATTCCGAACAAGCCGTAAACGAGGGGATAACATATGTTTTTTGTTATTGTGCCGTCGTATTTGTGCCGGGCATATAAGGGTGTCACGTAGTCAAACCCCTTATATATCGGTTCCAGAAAATAACTGACCCATTCAGGAGTGATGCTTTTTAGGTCAGCATCAACACACACGACGGATTCCGCTCCCAATTCAATGGCTTTTTCAAATATGTTTCTGAAATTGTAACCTTTCCCGGGTGTGCCGGGCGGAGTTGAAACATATATTCCCGGCGTATTTGTGCCGGCGGAGAGGAATGATTCTTTTGTCCCGTCCGGGGAATGGTTGTCTCCGTTGATTATAACCGCCGATTTATCCGGATAGTATTTTTTGAACCCTTCGCTGAGTTGCCGGGCGGGGAAAGAAATATTGTCGGCTTCTTTATAAGAAGCCAGCCCTCCCACTATATCTGCTTTTTTTATTCCGGCGGGGTTTTCTTCAATGTAAATCATTTGCGCCTCCCTTCCTGCAGTTCAGATAACAGAATATCATGCGGTATATTAAGCGTATATTTGAAGTTAATGTTTTATTATACACTGTTTAGCGGTTTTGTTTAAACTTTTTTTTAGAGTATTTATTCGGTTTATGATAAAATGCAGAAAAACGGGGGGCTTAAATGAAAGCATTTAAGGAAACAAGTGTCAGGATTATAACAGGTGACAGGCCGGGGCTTTTTTTTGTAATATCTTCGGAGCTTGCAAAAGGCGGTGTTAATATAAAAGCAATATGCGCTTTCAGGGAAGAAAAAAAGGCCTGTTTTTATCTGTTAACGGACAACTGCGGGAAGTCTGTTGAATTGCTTGATACGGCCGGCTTAAACGCGTCAATGAGAGATGTGGTAACCGTTCTTGCCGAGAACAAGGTCGGCGAGGCTTCCATGATTGCCGAAAAGATTAAAGATGAAGGGATAGACCTTGATTTTCTTTACGGGACAACTTCATCCGGAAGCGGTGTCTGCATGATGGTTATGGGGTCAAAAGACAATGATAAACTTATCAAGGCGATTAACGGATAAGAGCGCAGTCCGGTCAGTTTAAATGTTTTTTTAACCATAATAAATCAGGTGTTGATAATTGAAAAAAGCCATTTTATCAGGCGCGGGTTTTATACTGGTATTGTTGTTTGTTACGCAGATATTCCCCGGAGATTACCAGCGGGAAAGAAATGAAATGGTCGAGACTCAGATTGCCGCGCGGGGAGTTAAGAATGAGCGTGTTCTTAAGGCAATGAAGGATGTTCCCCGCCATCTTTTTGTGCCGCCTGAATACAGAAAGTTAGCTTATGAAGACTATCCTTTATATATAGGACATTCCCAGACTATTTCTCAGCCTTACATAGTTGCTTTTATGACCGAAGCCGCGTATCTGAAACCTACCGATAAAGTTCTGGAAATAGGGGCAGGGTCCGGTTATCAGACTGCCGTCCTCTCAGAACTTGTTGATAAAGTTTATTCAATCGAGATCCTTGAACCTCTTGCCAGGAGCGCCGAAGAAAGGCTGGACAGGCTCGGGTATAAAAATATTTTTATTAAATGCGACGACGGTTATAAAGGCTGGCCCGAACACGCTCCTTACGACGCGATTATAGTCACTGCGGCGCCCGAGGAAATCCCCGAAACTTTAGTAAATCAGCTGAAAGACGGGGGTGTGATGATAGTGCCTATCGGTTCGTATTATCAGGAACTTTACAGGGTAATAAAGGAAAACGGGGGACTTCATAAAGAGATTCTGATGCCCGTGAGGTTTGTCCCTATGATAAGAGGGGTTAATGTAGATATTGGTCCGCAGTGAAACCCCTGATAAATGTGTTTCTTTGTTTCTGAGAATTTAATGCGGATATTATAAATGAGATTTGAAGTTTTTTACATGCAGATTCTCAGCCTTGGGCTGCTTGTCCTTGCCGCGCATTTCGGCGGGAAAATAACAAAGAAAATAAAAATAGGGGAAGTAGTCGGCCAGGTTGTGGGAGGATTGGTAGTCGGGCCTGTCCTTCTTTTCTGTATAGAAAGCAAAGTTCCCGCTTATAAAGAGGCTATTCTTTCCCTTCACTTTTTTACGTTTGTATTCCTGAGCATAATAGCATTCGGCATAGGAGACGAACTAAGCATTTCGAAGTTGAAAAAAGTGGGAAACGATGTCCTTATCATATGCATTATCCAGGCTCTTTCCACATGGGTGCTTATAACAGGTGTTTTTTTCTTTCTCGGGTTTAAATATCCGCAGTTTACCCCGAACACAGCGTTAATTATAGGAAGTATAGGGATTGCAACCGCTCCCGCAGTGACATTTGTCATCATGAATAAGCTCGGCATAGCCGGAAGCATGAGGAATATGCTGGGCGGCATAGTAGTGCTTGATGATGTTATAGAGATAGTCATTTTTTCGGTTATATGCCAGGTAACGCTGTTATCCAATTCCCATAGCCTTATCAGGTTTGGCGAAGTTTTTATCCCTGTCGCAAAGGACATAGGTCTGGCGGTCCTGCTTGGTTTCGGTGTTTTTTGTGTGCTGCGCCTCATGGTCGAAAGAAAATGGCTGAAGACGCAGGGCAATAACAGCCCGGAATCTTATCTTCCCGGATCCGAATTCTTATCCAGGCTGATTTCCGAAATGCCGGGACCTTCAGTTGAAATTTTTATTATAGTCGCAGGATGTGTCTCTCTCGGGGTGGGACTGGCGCTTCACTGGCATCTTCCTTTTCTTATCACCGCTGTCGCGGCCGGAGTGTTTATCGCCAATCTTTACAGTACCGAAGTTTTTAAATCCCTGAGGATTGAAAATGCGACTTCCATGTATACCCTCGTATTTTTTGCCCTTATCGGCGCGAACGCCAAGATTGAATCTTTTCATCCCGAGAACTTTATTTTTATCGGTGCGTATATATTAGCCAGAGGCACGGGGAAAATCGGGGGGACATGGCTGGGGTGTAAGTTGACGCACCAGGAAAAAAGAATAGCCTCCTGTCTGCCCAGGCTGATGCTTCCCCAGGCCGGAGTCGCCGCGGTAGAAGCATATTTTGTCGCGACGGTACTCGGCAAAGAGGGAGAAACAGTGCTCAGCATTATTCTGCCCGGCCTGATAATTTTCGAGATTTTCGGTGTAATTATTTCGGAAAGAGCGTTATTGAAATGGCGTTCATGGGTTACGGGCGGGGGGGAATTTTTAAGTGAAGAGGAGGTGATAAGAAAGAAAATGGGAGAAAGTGTTAAACTCAGTGATCTTATTGTCCCGGAATGCGTTAAAGTTCCCTTTAAGGCAAAATACAGGGGGGAGATTATCTGGGGACTTATTGATATGCTTAAGAAAGCAGGCTACATTGATAATTCGGGAGAGGTTCTTGATTTTATCCTCGAAAGGGAGCGGCAGGGAGGGATTACCCTTGGAGAGGGCATTGCCATACTGCACGGCAGAATTCCGGATATAAAAACCCCCGGGATAGCGTTTGGTATATTGCCGAAAGGCGGGGAACTCGTATTCGGCGGGGCAGGTGGAGATGTTATCAGTATAGTGTTCATGGTTGTTTCGCCCGACAAAACACCGGAAATCCACCTGCAGGTACTTGCAGCGATTGCAAAACTGCTTACAGACCAGGAGGCGAGAACACGCCTGAAATACGCCAAAGACGAGTCAGAAGCGATACAGATTATAAACGAAAATTCGTAGCGCTACTTTGTCAGGTTATATATGGCTTTGTTAACATTGCTCATAGCATCGCCGAGTGTTTCATAAAGCTCGTCCTTTTCGTTCAGGATTCCGTAGTTGCAATTTTCCCCGTCGGGCGGATTGGCTCTGCCTTCATAAGGCTGGTCGGTCAGTTTGAACCAGTGGAAACCGACAAGAAAAGGAAGCTTTGCCGTTTCGGTTACATAACGGGTGTAATATTCCGCCCTGTCCTTTTGCGTGAGAAGGGGTGTTCCCGCTCCCTTGATGTTGGGAAGTCCGCTGTCCATCGCTTTAAAAGAGAATTCGGTTATCATAATCGGCCTGTCGCTTAGTTTATAACAGCGCTTCAATGTTCT includes these proteins:
- a CDS encoding protein-L-isoaspartate(D-aspartate) O-methyltransferase; amino-acid sequence: MKKAILSGAGFILVLLFVTQIFPGDYQRERNEMVETQIAARGVKNERVLKAMKDVPRHLFVPPEYRKLAYEDYPLYIGHSQTISQPYIVAFMTEAAYLKPTDKVLEIGAGSGYQTAVLSELVDKVYSIEILEPLARSAEERLDRLGYKNIFIKCDDGYKGWPEHAPYDAIIVTAAPEEIPETLVNQLKDGGVMIVPIGSYYQELYRVIKENGGLHKEILMPVRFVPMIRGVNVDIGPQ
- a CDS encoding glycosyl transferase, translating into MIYIEENPAGIKKADIVGGLASYKEADNISFPARQLSEGFKKYYPDKSAVIINGDNHSPDGTKESFLSAGTNTPGIYVSTPPGTPGKGYNFRNIFEKAIELGAESVVCVDADLKSITPEWVSYFLEPIYKGFDYVTPLYARHKYDGTITKNICYPLVYGLFGMNLRQPIGGDFALSIKLVRHLMSLEWHKTTFEYGIDIFLSMNAIAGGFNIAETGLGSKIHKPSAPKLGPMFLQVVGTAFNIIGKSIERIKNVSEIRELKKYGLKEMGKPQELNIDRKKLTGNAMEGWSQWKNELKKDLSRDVYAKWENIFSKEPINNDISLWVQTLYDMVISYQKSENKDKTVEAMRCLWFARAVGFMNQTWDWSNEKAEEEIKRQAQAFFDNRNYLIEKI
- a CDS encoding phosphatidylglycerol lysyltransferase domain-containing protein; this translates as MNLCGFPEFESIQPGHKDIFKKYLSLYKKESCGFMFANVFSWKDILKLSVSSLDENLIIAGVQDNNPFFYEPVGDRKPLESVKAVFKHFKTGNGRIHLKGATENFIKNVINGDKSFSIKENRDDSEYIYLAGDLISLKGNKYHSKKNLYNQFKKNNSYRYIKLEQDTAGHCIDFLDKWCERKECGLTPRQAKENCAAKRMLENFDYLELKGAVFEVNGVLSGLTLGEELNPDTFVVHVEKATSLVKGLYQAINREFLENEASGYKYVNREEDDGVAGLRKAKMSYNPVKLLKKYDIFLE
- a CDS encoding PTS sugar transporter subunit IIA, with amino-acid sequence MRFEVFYMQILSLGLLVLAAHFGGKITKKIKIGEVVGQVVGGLVVGPVLLFCIESKVPAYKEAILSLHFFTFVFLSIIAFGIGDELSISKLKKVGNDVLIICIIQALSTWVLITGVFFFLGFKYPQFTPNTALIIGSIGIATAPAVTFVIMNKLGIAGSMRNMLGGIVVLDDVIEIVIFSVICQVTLLSNSHSLIRFGEVFIPVAKDIGLAVLLGFGVFCVLRLMVERKWLKTQGNNSPESYLPGSEFLSRLISEMPGPSVEIFIIVAGCVSLGVGLALHWHLPFLITAVAAGVFIANLYSTEVFKSLRIENATSMYTLVFFALIGANAKIESFHPENFIFIGAYILARGTGKIGGTWLGCKLTHQEKRIASCLPRLMLPQAGVAAVEAYFVATVLGKEGETVLSIILPGLIIFEIFGVIISERALLKWRSWVTGGGEFLSEEEVIRKKMGESVKLSDLIVPECVKVPFKAKYRGEIIWGLIDMLKKAGYIDNSGEVLDFILERERQGGITLGEGIAILHGRIPDIKTPGIAFGILPKGGELVFGGAGGDVISIVFMVVSPDKTPEIHLQVLAAIAKLLTDQEARTRLKYAKDESEAIQIINENS